The region CGGTCTTGCACAATGCGGGCTTGCCGGACTGGATCGCCGCCGATGATGACGCGTATGTGGCTATTGCCGTTCAGAAAGCCGGTGACCTGGCGTCCCTGGCGGCCCTGCGCGGCGGCCTGCGCGCCCAGGTACTGGCCTCGCCGCTGTATGACGCGCCGCGCTTTGCGCGCCATTTCGAAGACGCCATGTGGGGCATGTGGCGGGCGCGGATGGCGGTGATTGATAACGCAGGAGAAGAATAATGTCGCGTACCACCCTGATTACCGGCGGCGCCGGCTTCCTCGGCTCGCACCTGTGCGACCGCATGATCGCCGATGGCCACGACGTGCTGTGCGTGGATAATTTCTACACGGGCAGCAAGGACAATATCCGCCACCTGCTGGGCCACAAGCGCTTCGAGCTGCTGCGCCACGACGTCTGGCTGCCGCTGTACGTGGAAGTCGACCGCATCTACAACCTGGCGTGCCCAGCCAGTCCCGTGCATTACCAGAACGACCCCACCTCGACCACCAAGACCTCGGTGCTGGGCGCCATCAACATGCTGGGCCTGGCCAAGCGCAAGCGCGCGCGCATCCTGCAGGCGTCCACCTCGGAAGTGTATGGCGATCCGCAAGTGCATCCGCAACGCGAGGATTATTGGGGCCATGTCAATCCGATCGGCCCGCGCGCCTGCTACGATGAAGGCAAGCGCTGCGCCGAAACCCTGTTTTTCGATTACCACCGCCAGTCGGCCGTGGATATCCGCGTCGTGCGCATCTTCAATACCTATGGCCCGCGCATGCATCCGAACGA is a window of Janthinobacterium sp. 1_2014MBL_MicDiv DNA encoding:
- a CDS encoding UDP-glucuronic acid decarboxylase family protein; this encodes MSRTTLITGGAGFLGSHLCDRMIADGHDVLCVDNFYTGSKDNIRHLLGHKRFELLRHDVWLPLYVEVDRIYNLACPASPVHYQNDPTSTTKTSVLGAINMLGLAKRKRARILQASTSEVYGDPQVHPQREDYWGHVNPIGPRACYDEGKRCAETLFFDYHRQSAVDIRVVRIFNTYGPRMHPNDGRVVSNFIVQALRGEPITLYGDGQQTRSFCYVDDLIEGMVRMMNQTQEIGPMNLGNPSEFTIRELAELVLRLTESKSELVFRPLPADDPVRRQPDIAKARAALEWEPTVSLHDGLKETIAYFKKVIFA